TGCTATCCCAGCATACCAAGATTACATTGGTCGTGCTCAAATGGCTGAAGCTTTAAGCTTAGCTTCTGGTCAAAAAGGTGCAATAGCTGAATACTATAGTTCAAATAATCAGTGTCCAAAAAACAATACTTCAACTACAGCAGGTGGTATTGCTTCACCTTCTAAAATCGCTGGTAAATATGTATTATCAGTAACTACTGGTGATGCTAGTGGTGGTACTATTACACTTGGTTCTGCTACAATTACTCCTGTATGTCAAATTGATGCTAAAATGAGAAATACTGGTGTTAATGGTGATATCGCTGGTGGTACTTTATCATTAAAAATGGGTGTAACTTCAGGTGCTTTCCAATGGGGTTGTAGCTCAGCTGATATCGACGATAAATACTTACCATCTACTTGCCAAAAATAATTAAATTTTTGGTTAGAGTTATAAAAAAACCCTGTTTTACAGGGTTTTTTTATTAAATATTTTATTGTATTTGTTGGTAGTTAAGTGTTTTATATAATGGTTCTTAATTGTAGATAAATTGATTTGGGGGCTACAATGAAATCACAACAAGGTTTTACATTAATGGAATTAATGATAGTAATAGCCATTATAGGAATTTTAGCTGCGATTGCTATCCCTGTTTATCAAGATTATATTGGTCGTGCTCAAATGGCTGAGGCATTAAGTTTAGTATCAGGTCAAAAAGCCTCTGTAGCAGAATATTATAGTGCTAAGAATCTTTGTCCAGAAAATAGTACTTCAAATAATGCTGGCGGTATTGCTAAGCCTTCGGAAATTTCTGGTAAATATGTGCTATCTGTTACAGTAAAAGAGGATAAAACTCAAACTATTATGCTTGGTAGCAATGGCATACAATCAATATGTGGTGTTGTGGCAAAAATGCGTTCTACAGGCGTTAATGGTAATCTTGTTGGTAGTGAATTAGGATTATATATGGCAGTGACATCAGGTTCTTTTCAATGGGGTTGCATAAGTAATGCTTTAAAGCAATATTTGCCTGCCTCTTGTCAGAACTAATTTTTATAGCCCTGCTTATGCAGGGTTTATTGCCAATTTAATATTAGTTCTTCTTGCCAAGCTATTCTAACAAAATGTCTATCCATAATATCGATGACTTCTTGTAGGTCAGTTTGATTATTAGCTTCTGCTTTTAGTTTTAATCCATCCATAACTTTTTCTATATAACCTTTTCCTATCTTAAAATTTATTTCACCATGGTTTTCATCATAGTTAACTATAACTTTGTGAGCAAAATGTTTGCATAGTCTATTGATGTATTTTGATGGAGTTGATGTTTCTACATAAGCTTCTGCTATCATATTAAACCTATATTTATTGATTTTTATATGAATTAGTATATAAAAAAACCTCAACTAACGTTGAGGTTTTTTGAAAATAAATATTATTCTCAATTAGAACAATACACGACAGCGAATAGTACCTTTTACTTGTTGTAATTTTTCTTGAGCAAGTTCGGATGATTTTGCATCTAAGTCAATGACTACATAACCCACTTTTTCATTGGTTTGTAGGTACTGGCCACAAACGTTAATGCCATTATCAGAGAATACTTTATTAATTTCGCTCATAACACCTGGAATATTTTGATGAACATGTAGTATACGGTGAATATCTGGATGAGAAGGCAAAGCAACTTCTGGGAAATTTACAGCAGTAATAGATGAACCATTATCACTGTATTTAATTAACTTTTCAGCTACTTCTACGCCAATATTTTTCTGAGCTTCCATCGTTGAACCACCAATATGAGGGGTTAAGATAACATTATCTAAACCACGCAATGGGCTTTGGAATTCATCTTTATTGCTACGAGGTTCTACTGGGAATACATCTATGGCAGCACCGCTTAGATGGTTATCTTTTATGGCATCTGCTAACGCATCAATCTCTACCACTGTACCACGTGAAGCATTAATTAAAATGCTACCTTGTTTCATTTGGCGTATTTCTTTTTCACCAATCATCCATTTAGTAGAGGGTAGCTCTGGAACGTGTAGGGTTACAATATCAGCAGTGGCTAATAATTCTTGTAAGGTATCAGTTGGTTTAGCGTTACCTAGAGATAATTTGTTAACTACATCGTAGAAGATTACATTCATTCCTAACCCTTCAGCTAGAATTGAAAGCTGTGTACCAATAGAACCATAGCCTATAATACCAAGGGTTTTTCCTCTAATTTCAAAGGAGTTAGTAGCTGATTTTAACCAACCACCACGATGACAAACCATATTCTTTTCTGGAATACCACGTAGTAATAAAATAGCTTCAGCTAATACTAACTCTGCTACTGAGCGAGTATTTGAGTAGGGGGCATTAAATACTACAATGCCACGCTCACAAGCGGCTTGTAAGTCAACTTGGTTAGTACCAATACAGAAACAGCCAACAGCGATAAGTTTTTTAGCACAATCAAAAACTTCAGCTGTTAAATGGGTACGGGAGCGGATGCCAATAAAGTGTGCATCAGCAATTTTTTCTTTTAGTTCTTCTTCCGGTAGTGAGCCTGAGATCGCCTCGATATTCTCATAGCCTGCTGCTTTTAAGGTATCAATAGCAGATTGATGAATACCTTCTAGAAGAAGAAATTTAATTTTGCTTTTGTCTAAAGAAGTTTTGCTCATTGCTCTATGTCCGCTTTTAAATAAAAATCAGAAATAATATCTGTTATCTCTTAAAATTTTAACAATTAAGAGTACGCTAAAATTAGCTATCTATGCTAGCATATTCTAATTCATTCTAGTGTGTTAGAACTGGATATTTTATCAAGTTCTGTATGAATTTTTTGTGAGATTAAATAAAAATGACCAATGATGCTCTTCTAGAATCATTAAAACAATTAGTAGAACCCAGTAAAGTATTAACAGATAAAGATTCTTTAGAAAACTATGGCAAGGATTGGACACGAATTTATACACCTAATCCGTTGGCTATCGTTTTTCCAAAAACTATTGAAGAAGTACAAGCTATTGTGCGCTGGGCTAATCAACATAAAATAGGCTTAGTCCCTTCTGGTGGTCGTACAGGACTTTCAGGTGCAGCAGTAGCTAATAATCAAGAGGTGGTCGTTGCCTTTGATTATATGAATAAAATTCTAGATTTTAATGCTATTGATCGTGAAGTTGTGTGTCAGCCTGGTTTGGTTACTAAGCAGTTACAAACTTTTGCAGAAGAGCAAGGATTATATTACCCAGTAGACTTTGCCTCTAGTGGCTCTAGCCAAATCGGTGGCAATATAGGAACTAATGCGGGCGGTATTAAAGTAATCCGTTATGGTATGACTAGAAACTGGGTGGCTGGTTTAAAAGTAGTTACAGGTAAAGGTGATTTATTAGACCTCAATAAAGGGCTAATTAAAAATGCCACAGGTTATGATTTTCGTAATTTATTTATTGGTGCAGAGGGTACCTTAGGTTTTGTGGTAGAAGCTACCATTAAATTGGAGCGTAAACCTAGTAATTTAACAGTGTTAGTGTTAGGTACACCAGATTTTGACTCTATTATGCCTGTATTACATGCTTTCCAAAGTAAGTTAGATTTAACTGCTTTTGAGTTTTTCTCAGATAAATGTTTGGCGAAGATTTTGGATCGTGGTGATATTCCAGCACCTTTTGATAGTCGTTATCCTTTCTATGCATTAATTGAGTTTGAAGCCATTACTGAACATGTTAGGGATGAAGCAATGGCTGTGTTTGAGCATTGTGTAGAACAAGGTTGGGTATTAGATGGGGTAATTAGCCAAAGTGAACAGCAATTACAAAACCTATGGCGCCTGCGTGAAGATATTTCAGAAACGATTGCTCCGTTTACCCCCTATAAAAATGATTTGTCAGTAACGGTTAGTCAAGTGCCTGCTTTTTTAGCGGATATTGATAATATTGTAAAAGCCGATTACCCAGATTTTGATGTGCTTTGGTATGGTCATATTGGGGATGGTAACCTGCATTTAAATATTTTAAAACCAGCTAATTTGGATAAGGAAGATTTCTTTGCTAAATGCGCAGTGGTGAATACTAAAGTCTTTGAGGTGGTAGAAAAATACAATGGTTCAGTTTCTGCTGAACATGGGGTTGGGTTGGTTAAACGTGACTATTTAGAGTATAGCCGTTCTGCAACTGAAATTGATTATATGCGTGCAGTAAAAGCAGTATTTGATCCTAATAATATTATGAATCCAGGTAAGATATTTAAATAGTTTATCTTTAAGCTACCTTATATAACCGCTATAAGGTAGCTATAGCTGATTATCTTACATAGATAATTTCTGGGCCGTCCTCATCATCTTCATCCCAATCATCCATATCGTCAGTGTCATCATCACTCGCTTTTAAACCACTACGACGTAATGCTCTAGCATCATCTAAACCTTGTAAGTGAGCGCGTGTTTCATCTTCAATACGTTGGTCGAGGTCTTTAAGATAATCTGCGTATTCAGGATCTTCTTCTATACGCAAAGTGCGTTCATCTAAATAACGCATAACTGCTTGTGCAAGTGATTCTGTACCTTCTCGTTCACTAGCAGAAATAATATAAACAGGGCCTTGCCATTGTAGTTTTTCTACAATAGCTTGTTTCACTTCTTGTTGTTCATCTTCTAATAATTGATCTGCTTTGTTCAGAATTAACCAACGATCACGTTCTACTAGTGATGGGCTAAACTTTTCTAATTCATTTAGAATAGTAACAGCCGCATCAGCAGGATCACTACCATCCAACGGTAACATATCCACTAGGTGTAATAGTAAGCGGGTACGGGTTAAGTGTTTTAAGAAACGTGTACCTAAGCCACTACCATCTGACGCACCCTCAATTAGTCCAGGAATATCAGCGATCACGAAGCTTTTAAAGCTGCCAACACTCACTACGCCTAGATTAGGCACAATGGTAGTAAAAGGATAGTCTGCTACTTTGGCTTTTGCCGCAGAGACGCTACGAATAAAGGTACTTTTGCCTGCATTAGGTAAGCCTAATAAACCTACATCAGCAATCACTTTAAGTTCTAATTTCAGATCACGAGCTTCACCAGGTTTGCCAGGCGTAGTTTGGCGTGGCGCACGGTTAGTACTGGATTTAAAACGAGTATTACCTAAACCATGCCAACCACCTTGCGCCACCATTAAGCGTTGACCTTCTTTAGTTAAGTCGCCAATGATTTCTTGGGTATTAGCATCAATAATGGTTGTGCCAATGGGAACTGGTAAAATAAGGTCATCACCTTTAGCGCCCGTACAATCAGTGCTACCACCATTTTGACCACGCTGTGCTTGGAAGCGACGGGTATAGCGATAGTCAACCAAGGTGTTCAGGTTAGCAGCGGCCTCTAGATAGACAGAGCCACCATCACCACCATCGCCACCGTTGGGGCCGCCTTTCTCAATAAATTTTTCTCGTCTAAAACTCATGCAACCATTACCGCCATCACCAGCTTGTACATGAATAGA
This portion of the Entomomonas sp. E2T0 genome encodes:
- a CDS encoding pilin, yielding MRTMQKGFTLIELMIVIAIIGILAAIAIPAYQDYIGRAQMAEALSLASGQKGAIAEYYSSNNQCPKNNTSTTAGGIASPSKIAGKYVLSVTTGDASGGTITLGSATITPVCQIDAKMRNTGVNGDIAGGTLSLKMGVTSGAFQWGCSSADIDDKYLPSTCQK
- a CDS encoding pilin, whose translation is MKSQQGFTLMELMIVIAIIGILAAIAIPVYQDYIGRAQMAEALSLVSGQKASVAEYYSAKNLCPENSTSNNAGGIAKPSEISGKYVLSVTVKEDKTQTIMLGSNGIQSICGVVAKMRSTGVNGNLVGSELGLYMAVTSGSFQWGCISNALKQYLPASCQN
- a CDS encoding DUF2218 domain-containing protein, encoding MIAEAYVETSTPSKYINRLCKHFAHKVIVNYDENHGEINFKIGKGYIEKVMDGLKLKAEANNQTDLQEVIDIMDRHFVRIAWQEELILNWQ
- the serA gene encoding phosphoglycerate dehydrogenase, which produces MSKTSLDKSKIKFLLLEGIHQSAIDTLKAAGYENIEAISGSLPEEELKEKIADAHFIGIRSRTHLTAEVFDCAKKLIAVGCFCIGTNQVDLQAACERGIVVFNAPYSNTRSVAELVLAEAILLLRGIPEKNMVCHRGGWLKSATNSFEIRGKTLGIIGYGSIGTQLSILAEGLGMNVIFYDVVNKLSLGNAKPTDTLQELLATADIVTLHVPELPSTKWMIGEKEIRQMKQGSILINASRGTVVEIDALADAIKDNHLSGAAIDVFPVEPRSNKDEFQSPLRGLDNVILTPHIGGSTMEAQKNIGVEVAEKLIKYSDNGSSITAVNFPEVALPSHPDIHRILHVHQNIPGVMSEINKVFSDNGINVCGQYLQTNEKVGYVVIDLDAKSSELAQEKLQQVKGTIRCRVLF
- a CDS encoding FAD-binding oxidoreductase; the protein is MTNDALLESLKQLVEPSKVLTDKDSLENYGKDWTRIYTPNPLAIVFPKTIEEVQAIVRWANQHKIGLVPSGGRTGLSGAAVANNQEVVVAFDYMNKILDFNAIDREVVCQPGLVTKQLQTFAEEQGLYYPVDFASSGSSQIGGNIGTNAGGIKVIRYGMTRNWVAGLKVVTGKGDLLDLNKGLIKNATGYDFRNLFIGAEGTLGFVVEATIKLERKPSNLTVLVLGTPDFDSIMPVLHAFQSKLDLTAFEFFSDKCLAKILDRGDIPAPFDSRYPFYALIEFEAITEHVRDEAMAVFEHCVEQGWVLDGVISQSEQQLQNLWRLREDISETIAPFTPYKNDLSVTVSQVPAFLADIDNIVKADYPDFDVLWYGHIGDGNLHLNILKPANLDKEDFFAKCAVVNTKVFEVVEKYNGSVSAEHGVGLVKRDYLEYSRSATEIDYMRAVKAVFDPNNIMNPGKIFK
- the cgtA gene encoding Obg family GTPase CgtA, with the protein product MKFVDEVSIHVQAGDGGNGCMSFRREKFIEKGGPNGGDGGDGGSVYLEAAANLNTLVDYRYTRRFQAQRGQNGGSTDCTGAKGDDLILPVPIGTTIIDANTQEIIGDLTKEGQRLMVAQGGWHGLGNTRFKSSTNRAPRQTTPGKPGEARDLKLELKVIADVGLLGLPNAGKSTFIRSVSAAKAKVADYPFTTIVPNLGVVSVGSFKSFVIADIPGLIEGASDGSGLGTRFLKHLTRTRLLLHLVDMLPLDGSDPADAAVTILNELEKFSPSLVERDRWLILNKADQLLEDEQQEVKQAIVEKLQWQGPVYIISASEREGTESLAQAVMRYLDERTLRIEEDPEYADYLKDLDQRIEDETRAHLQGLDDARALRRSGLKASDDDTDDMDDWDEDDEDGPEIIYVR